The following proteins are encoded in a genomic region of Phycisphaerae bacterium:
- the scpB gene encoding SMC-Scp complex subunit ScpB: protein MSKKKQKNRAGQAEPLEPESPATRPRAHNTGASLGATTGDTATANREVGLSIVDGAGDADLGATGGEGEAAALNLAAAEANAELEDIDAPLAETGTALPGELPNEAADAPAPVEPLRLTVPDDQPLDDENLTEAPPDFGAGLGELSTERVIEAILFTSDAPLTLAKIVSIIGTGSAREVRKIIQELNKEYDKTGNSFRIEEIAGGFQMLTIPVYNTWLRRLRQSRQDSKLSPAAMETLAVVAYKQPVVRAEVESIRGVSAGETLNRLRELGLVKIVGRAEDVGRPMLYGTTKHFLEVFGLSSLEDLPAVEELQAPK, encoded by the coding sequence ATGAGCAAGAAGAAGCAGAAGAACAGAGCCGGCCAGGCCGAACCGCTTGAACCGGAGAGCCCTGCAACACGGCCCCGGGCACACAACACCGGCGCCAGCCTCGGCGCAACCACGGGCGACACAGCCACAGCCAACCGCGAAGTCGGCCTGTCGATCGTCGACGGCGCGGGCGACGCCGACCTTGGCGCGACAGGTGGCGAGGGAGAAGCCGCGGCACTCAATCTCGCTGCCGCCGAGGCCAATGCCGAGCTGGAAGACATCGACGCCCCATTAGCGGAGACCGGCACTGCACTGCCGGGAGAGCTCCCCAATGAAGCGGCTGACGCCCCCGCCCCCGTCGAGCCGCTTCGCCTTACCGTGCCCGACGATCAACCACTCGATGACGAGAACCTCACCGAAGCCCCGCCGGACTTCGGCGCCGGTCTCGGCGAGCTGAGCACCGAACGCGTAATCGAGGCCATCCTGTTCACGTCCGATGCACCGCTGACCCTGGCCAAGATCGTATCCATCATCGGCACCGGTTCGGCCCGCGAGGTCCGCAAGATCATCCAAGAGCTCAACAAGGAGTATGACAAGACGGGCAACTCCTTCCGCATCGAGGAGATCGCCGGCGGCTTCCAGATGCTGACCATTCCGGTATACAACACCTGGCTCCGGCGACTGCGGCAGAGCCGCCAGGACTCCAAGCTGTCTCCCGCGGCCATGGAGACGCTGGCCGTCGTCGCCTACAAGCAGCCGGTCGTCCGAGCAGAGGTCGAGTCCATCCGTGGCGTGTCGGCAGGTGAAACGCTGAACCGGCTGCGTGAACTGGGATTGGTGAAGATCGTCGGCCGGGCCGAGGACGTGGGCCGCCCTATGCTCTATGGCACGACCAAACACTTCCTCGAGGTCTTCGGCCTCTCCAGCCTGGAGGACCTCCCGGCCGTCGAGGAGCTGCAAGCCCCAAAGTGA
- a CDS encoding 3-deoxy-D-manno-octulosonic acid transferase encodes MRWLVDAIYLCAAVALAPLVVYRAYATGKYRCDWDQRRGHLPDLPAGRTRVWIHAVSVGEVNAVRGLVQSWQARSPETEIILSTTTDTGVARARQLFPDLLVIRYPLDLSWCVSRALDRVKPSLVVLVELEVWYQFATLAAGRGIPVCVVNGRLSERSCRRFAWVGPVVRQMFGSLAWVGAQDEVYAARFRRMGVPSDRVAVTSSMKWDTADLADTIAGSEVAAAALGLDRGRPIWVCGSTGPGEEEVVLAALERLWAAHPGLQVILVPRKPERFDEVADLIVKKGFTCVRRSESPDGTTRSAGEGAVFLGDTMGELRKFYSIADVVFVGRTLAKMGGSDMMEVAALARPVVVGPHTENFADTMRQFQAGGGVRVLRSDLEVGEPALELAGVIDALFADPEAAKALGAAGREVVKRNRGAIDRTLNALMERMPHAKQHTA; translated from the coding sequence ATGCGTTGGCTGGTAGATGCGATTTACCTGTGTGCGGCGGTGGCCCTGGCTCCGCTGGTGGTCTACCGGGCGTATGCAACCGGGAAGTACCGCTGCGACTGGGATCAGAGGCGCGGGCATCTTCCCGATCTGCCGGCGGGCAGGACCAGGGTCTGGATCCATGCCGTTTCGGTGGGGGAGGTGAACGCGGTTCGCGGTCTGGTCCAGTCATGGCAGGCACGAAGTCCGGAAACGGAGATCATTCTCTCGACGACCACGGACACGGGGGTTGCCCGGGCTCGGCAGCTGTTCCCTGACCTGCTGGTGATTCGTTATCCGCTGGACCTGAGTTGGTGTGTGAGCCGGGCGTTGGACCGCGTCAAGCCGAGTCTGGTGGTGCTCGTGGAGCTGGAGGTATGGTACCAGTTTGCGACGTTGGCCGCCGGTCGGGGGATTCCGGTCTGCGTGGTGAATGGGCGGTTGAGCGAGCGGAGCTGCCGGCGTTTCGCGTGGGTCGGGCCGGTCGTTCGGCAGATGTTCGGATCGCTGGCCTGGGTGGGGGCCCAGGATGAGGTTTATGCTGCTCGATTTCGCCGCATGGGTGTGCCCAGCGATCGCGTGGCGGTGACCTCCTCGATGAAGTGGGACACGGCCGACCTGGCGGACACCATCGCGGGCAGTGAGGTCGCGGCCGCGGCCCTGGGGCTGGACCGTGGCCGGCCGATCTGGGTCTGCGGCAGTACGGGGCCCGGCGAGGAAGAGGTTGTTCTGGCGGCGCTGGAGCGACTCTGGGCCGCTCATCCGGGGCTTCAGGTGATCCTCGTGCCGCGTAAGCCGGAGCGCTTCGACGAAGTGGCGGACCTGATTGTCAAGAAGGGCTTTACTTGCGTTCGCAGGAGCGAATCGCCGGACGGAACCACTCGTTCGGCCGGCGAGGGAGCCGTGTTTCTGGGCGACACCATGGGCGAGCTCCGCAAGTTCTACAGTATCGCGGATGTCGTCTTTGTCGGGCGGACGCTGGCCAAGATGGGCGGGTCGGACATGATGGAGGTGGCGGCCCTGGCTCGGCCGGTTGTGGTGGGGCCGCACACCGAGAATTTCGCGGACACGATGCGGCAGTTCCAGGCTGGCGGAGGCGTGCGGGTGCTGCGTTCCGATCTGGAAGTCGGTGAACCGGCCCTGGAACTAGCGGGCGTGATCGATGCCTTGTTCGCGGATCCTGAGGCCGCGAAGGCTCTGGGTGCCGCTGGCCGCGAGGTGGTCAAGCGCAATCGCGGAGCGATTGACCGGACGTTGAATGCCCTGATGGAGAGGATGCCGCATGCCAAGCAGCACACTGCGTAA
- the proB gene encoding glutamate 5-kinase — MPSSTLRKQLMKNVRSLVVKVGTGVLTGNTGQLDKPLIARLGRQLAQIQGRGIAVTLVTSGAVGAGMGVVGLASRPRTLPALQAAAAVGQPTLMGFYAKVLERCGLHAGQLLLTRADFEDRARYVHIRNTIEALQHLRAIPIINENDTVAVDELDRFADNDTIAALLTNLLRADLLVILSVVDGLLDAEGQRVDLVPRVDEGALGLVRTDRSKLGSGGMGGKLTAARMVTEAGEAVVVASGRERDVLVRLLDGERLGTIFAPAKRKISARHRWIRNAVRPAGKVVLDDGAVLAVVRNGKSLLPRGITRVTGAFDRGAIIALVNAQGETIARGKSNFSSQELDKVKGRKSSEIAAILGHKTFDEAVHRDHLVLIGAKGEQ; from the coding sequence ATGCCAAGCAGCACACTGCGTAAGCAGCTGATGAAGAACGTTCGCAGCCTGGTGGTTAAGGTAGGGACCGGGGTGCTGACCGGCAACACCGGTCAGCTGGACAAGCCGCTGATTGCCCGCCTGGGGCGGCAGCTGGCTCAGATCCAGGGTCGGGGCATCGCCGTCACTCTGGTGACCAGTGGGGCGGTGGGGGCGGGGATGGGGGTTGTGGGCCTGGCCAGTCGCCCGCGGACCCTGCCCGCCCTGCAGGCTGCCGCGGCCGTCGGGCAGCCGACCCTGATGGGCTTCTACGCCAAGGTTCTCGAGCGGTGCGGCCTGCACGCCGGTCAGCTTCTCCTGACCCGGGCCGACTTCGAGGATCGAGCCAGGTATGTCCACATTCGGAATACGATCGAGGCGCTGCAGCATCTGCGGGCCATCCCGATCATCAATGAGAACGACACCGTGGCGGTGGATGAGCTCGATCGCTTCGCCGACAATGACACCATCGCCGCGTTGCTCACCAACCTGCTCCGGGCTGACCTGCTGGTGATTCTGAGCGTAGTTGACGGCCTTCTGGATGCGGAAGGGCAACGTGTGGATCTCGTGCCTCGTGTGGACGAAGGGGCCTTGGGGCTCGTTCGTACCGATCGTTCCAAGCTAGGCAGCGGAGGCATGGGCGGGAAGCTCACGGCCGCACGGATGGTGACCGAGGCCGGAGAAGCCGTCGTGGTGGCAAGCGGTCGCGAGCGTGACGTGCTTGTGCGATTGCTGGACGGCGAGCGGCTGGGGACGATCTTCGCGCCCGCGAAACGCAAGATCTCTGCTCGGCACCGCTGGATCCGCAACGCGGTTCGGCCGGCGGGCAAGGTCGTGCTTGATGACGGAGCCGTCTTGGCGGTCGTCCGCAACGGCAAGAGTCTTCTCCCGCGCGGCATTACCCGGGTAACCGGTGCGTTTGACCGCGGGGCGATCATTGCCCTGGTGAACGCTCAGGGCGAGACCATCGCCCGCGGCAAGAGCAACTTCAGCAGCCAGGAGCTCGACAAGGTCAAGGGCCGGAAGTCCTCGGAGATCGCGGCCATCTTGGGCCACAAGACCTTCGACGAGGCCGTGCATCGGGATCATCTCGTCCTCATCGGGGCGAAGGGGGAACAGTAG
- a CDS encoding PQQ-like beta-propeller repeat protein gives MRPLFAIALVFGVLALVSLVSAADAAKVVRDWPQWRGPLRDGRSIETRLLRKWPEEGPPLAWKAEGLGMGYSSVSIVGNRIFTMGDKGKDQLVIALDLATREPVWTARVGEPWGDGGPRGTPTVDGERVYALGAHGDLVCLAMVDGKEIWRKSLKKDFGGKMMSGWGYSESPLVDGDKLVCTPGGDDAAIAALDKKTGETIWTSKLPSLGPKGNDGAGYSSLVVSQGAGVRQYVQLMGRGAVSVAADDGRFLWCYNRIASDVANVPTCIVDGDFVFATASYENGSGLLKLSRAPNKGVQATEVYYLGPDKFENHHGGVILVKGFVYGGHGRNNGSPTCIDFKTGKIMWQAKGIGRRSAAITYADGHLYFRYEDGLMALIEANPRELRVAGTFKIPTRGGPSWPHPVVADGKLYIRHEGTLLCYDIKAK, from the coding sequence ATGAGGCCTTTGTTTGCGATCGCCTTGGTTTTCGGAGTCCTCGCCCTTGTGTCCCTCGTATCTGCCGCGGACGCGGCCAAAGTCGTCAGGGACTGGCCGCAATGGCGAGGACCGTTACGGGATGGCAGGTCGATCGAGACCCGGCTGCTCAGGAAATGGCCAGAGGAGGGCCCGCCGCTGGCGTGGAAGGCGGAGGGGCTGGGCATGGGTTACTCGAGCGTGTCGATCGTCGGAAACAGGATCTTCACCATGGGCGACAAGGGCAAGGACCAACTCGTCATTGCCCTCGATCTTGCCACGCGCGAGCCAGTCTGGACGGCACGCGTGGGAGAGCCATGGGGCGACGGCGGGCCGAGAGGCACGCCGACGGTGGACGGCGAGCGGGTTTACGCGCTCGGTGCTCATGGGGATTTGGTCTGCTTGGCGATGGTCGATGGCAAGGAGATCTGGCGCAAAAGCCTGAAGAAGGACTTCGGCGGGAAGATGATGTCGGGGTGGGGCTACAGCGAGTCGCCGCTGGTGGATGGTGACAAGCTGGTGTGCACGCCCGGCGGTGACGATGCCGCGATCGCGGCCCTGGACAAGAAGACCGGCGAGACCATCTGGACGAGCAAGTTGCCGTCGCTGGGTCCCAAGGGCAACGACGGGGCGGGCTACTCTTCGCTGGTCGTTTCCCAGGGGGCCGGCGTCCGGCAATACGTGCAGCTCATGGGTCGTGGGGCGGTCAGTGTTGCGGCCGATGACGGGCGGTTCCTGTGGTGCTATAACCGCATCGCCAGCGACGTGGCCAACGTGCCGACCTGCATTGTGGATGGGGACTTCGTCTTCGCCACCGCCAGCTACGAGAACGGCAGCGGTCTGTTGAAGCTGAGTAGAGCTCCGAACAAAGGAGTCCAGGCGACCGAGGTATACTACCTCGGCCCGGACAAGTTCGAGAATCATCACGGGGGCGTCATACTGGTGAAGGGATTCGTCTACGGCGGCCACGGGCGCAACAACGGCTCGCCCACCTGCATCGATTTCAAGACCGGCAAGATCATGTGGCAGGCCAAGGGCATCGGACGGCGGTCTGCCGCGATCACCTACGCTGACGGCCATCTCTACTTTCGTTACGAGGATGGCCTCATGGCTCTGATCGAGGCCAATCCCAGGGAGCTGAGGGTTGCAGGCACGTTCAAGATTCCGACCCGCGGCGGCCCGAGCTGGCCTCATCCGGTCGTGGCGGACGGCAAGCTTTACATCCGGCATGAGGGCACTCTGCTCTGTTACGATATCAAGGCGAAGTGA
- a CDS encoding PQQ-like beta-propeller repeat protein — MDVCQGYAGPAIVGERVFFNDYDEKSKEWLARCLDFKTGTEIWRHKEAKLIRANHGITRTVPAADDKHVFSFDPKCVFHCLDAEAGKEIWRKELVQEYKATIPAWYNGQCPLLDGDRVIIATGGTALLVALEKASGKVIWETPNPDKIPMSHSSVMPAEIEGVKQYLYMTLGGCFGISAQDGRRLWFFPWKFNIAVPTSALHVGDGKIFLTSCYEADGAMIQVKRDGDKFAVEQLFKMAANDWNSEVHTPILFQNHIFAVGKKQRGLFTCLDMDGKQVWTSEAKASFGLGGYLLADGMFFVLEGDTGMLRVLEANTKEYRELAKIQVLSGHDVWAPMALSDGKLVLRDMAKMVCIDVKGSK, encoded by the coding sequence GTGGACGTGTGTCAGGGCTATGCGGGTCCCGCCATCGTCGGCGAGCGGGTGTTCTTCAACGATTACGACGAGAAGAGCAAGGAGTGGCTGGCCCGCTGCCTGGACTTCAAGACTGGCACAGAGATCTGGCGTCACAAGGAAGCCAAACTCATCCGCGCGAACCACGGTATCACCCGTACCGTGCCGGCGGCGGACGACAAGCATGTCTTCTCGTTCGATCCCAAGTGCGTGTTTCACTGTCTCGATGCGGAGGCCGGAAAGGAGATATGGCGTAAGGAACTGGTCCAGGAATACAAGGCCACCATTCCCGCGTGGTACAACGGCCAGTGCCCGTTGCTGGACGGCGATCGGGTGATCATCGCCACCGGTGGAACTGCGTTGTTGGTGGCCCTGGAGAAGGCCTCGGGCAAGGTGATCTGGGAGACGCCCAATCCCGACAAGATCCCGATGTCACATTCCTCGGTCATGCCCGCCGAGATCGAGGGTGTGAAGCAGTACCTGTACATGACCCTGGGGGGGTGTTTCGGCATTTCCGCCCAAGATGGCAGGCGACTCTGGTTCTTCCCGTGGAAGTTCAACATCGCGGTGCCCACCTCGGCGCTTCATGTCGGCGATGGGAAGATCTTCCTGACCAGCTGCTACGAGGCTGACGGGGCGATGATCCAGGTCAAGAGGGATGGTGACAAGTTCGCCGTCGAGCAGCTTTTCAAGATGGCCGCCAATGACTGGAACTCCGAGGTTCACACGCCGATTCTCTTCCAGAACCACATATTTGCGGTTGGCAAGAAGCAGCGAGGCCTGTTTACCTGCCTTGACATGGATGGCAAGCAGGTTTGGACCAGCGAGGCCAAAGCGAGCTTCGGGCTGGGCGGCTATCTGCTGGCGGACGGCATGTTCTTCGTCCTTGAAGGCGACACCGGCATGCTCCGTGTGCTGGAGGCCAATACCAAGGAATACAGGGAACTGGCCAAGATCCAGGTGCTCAGTGGGCATGATGTCTGGGCGCCGATGGCCCTGTCCGACGGCAAGCTGGTGCTCAGAGACATGGCTAAAATGGTGTGCATTGACGTGAAGGGGTCGAAGTGA
- a CDS encoding NHL repeat-containing protein → MTYRQVRIIGGRGPGPDQFETLLSGLAVGPKDELHVAADGQVKVFDPAGRLLRQWKTEKLGYCVAVQSDGTVWVGQVGQIEKFDSSGKRIDTWKDAARLGLVTSIGFIDHSVLVADCADRCIRCYTSGGVWQNDIGKKNNTRGFILPNGHLDFAIDASGVIHACHPGKHRVERYARDGLLLGHFGRFGMAKPEDFPGCCNPTNLALSPQGDVIVTEKAPPRMKVYNGRGELQAWVGPEGFDPNGKNNDVVVDSSRRIYVADTPRLRVVMFEPEGAAPAGNRPATTRESVGR, encoded by the coding sequence ATGACCTACCGGCAGGTTCGGATCATCGGCGGTCGCGGTCCGGGACCGGACCAGTTCGAGACGCTCCTGAGTGGTCTGGCCGTCGGACCGAAGGATGAGCTCCATGTCGCGGCCGATGGGCAGGTGAAGGTCTTTGACCCGGCCGGACGTCTGCTGCGACAATGGAAGACTGAGAAGCTCGGCTATTGCGTGGCGGTCCAATCGGACGGGACGGTATGGGTTGGGCAGGTGGGACAGATCGAGAAGTTCGACTCGAGCGGAAAGAGGATCGACACCTGGAAGGACGCGGCGCGTCTGGGGCTGGTGACGTCGATTGGGTTTATCGACCACTCCGTTCTGGTGGCCGACTGCGCCGACCGCTGCATTCGCTGCTACACGAGCGGGGGCGTGTGGCAGAATGACATTGGCAAGAAAAACAACACTCGCGGCTTCATCCTGCCCAACGGCCATCTCGACTTCGCGATTGACGCAAGCGGTGTGATTCATGCCTGTCATCCGGGCAAACACCGGGTTGAGCGCTACGCGCGGGATGGCCTGCTGCTGGGACATTTCGGTCGATTCGGGATGGCGAAGCCGGAGGATTTCCCGGGTTGCTGCAATCCTACCAACCTGGCGCTGTCGCCGCAGGGCGATGTCATTGTGACCGAGAAGGCGCCGCCGCGGATGAAAGTGTATAATGGCCGAGGTGAATTGCAGGCTTGGGTCGGGCCCGAGGGCTTCGATCCCAACGGCAAGAACAACGATGTGGTGGTGGACTCGAGCCGGAGGATTTACGTGGCGGACACGCCACGGTTGCGGGTGGTCATGTTTGAGCCGGAAGGGGCTGCACCGGCGGGCAACCGGCCGGCGACGACGCGGGAATCCGTTGGACGATGA
- a CDS encoding 4Fe-4S binding protein, with protein sequence MSDRPTRRELLGHCARGVGLVAIGGTGVYLGRRAAAEGLWQIDPERCINIRLGATGIEACDKCATTCVLALSAVRAVNEFSRCGRCCICPAYFDVTSEVGSDGLPTGKLCPRDAIERKPIGLVDPSDPLNNFYEYVIDEAKCNGCGKCVLACKEPAGLGSIRLEVRHDLCLNCNRCSIAMACPEEAFAQREIRTT encoded by the coding sequence ATGAGTGACAGACCTACAAGACGTGAACTGTTGGGTCACTGCGCACGGGGGGTCGGGCTGGTCGCGATCGGTGGGACGGGCGTCTATCTTGGCCGTCGTGCGGCCGCAGAGGGGCTCTGGCAGATTGACCCTGAGCGGTGCATCAATATCCGGCTCGGGGCCACCGGCATCGAAGCCTGCGACAAGTGTGCAACCACATGCGTGCTGGCCCTATCGGCCGTGCGGGCGGTGAACGAGTTTTCGCGGTGCGGGCGATGCTGCATCTGCCCGGCCTACTTTGATGTGACCAGCGAGGTTGGATCCGATGGCTTGCCCACGGGCAAGCTCTGTCCCCGGGATGCGATCGAGCGAAAGCCCATCGGTCTGGTCGACCCCAGCGATCCGCTGAACAACTTCTACGAGTATGTCATCGATGAGGCGAAATGCAACGGGTGCGGCAAGTGCGTGCTGGCCTGCAAGGAGCCGGCTGGTTTGGGTTCGATTCGCCTTGAAGTTCGGCATGATCTCTGCCTGAACTGTAACCGCTGCTCGATCGCCATGGCCTGTCCTGAGGAGGCCTTCGCCCAGCGTGAGATCCGGACCACGTGA
- a CDS encoding 4Fe-4S binding protein has product MTGLTFCGLMVVVLTVTSMLHAAPLEYHRPVNAAPKPEDIGDAYVIPVVQRSVSRPAWWGAVDVAMLSVALAASAWLALRRRSRRGLVVLAIGSLAYFGFYRDGCVCPIGAIQNVAVALVDHSYAVPLVVVIFFFLPLVAALLFGRVFCGGVCPLGAIADLVVIRPVEVPRRLDRVLGAIKYLYLLVAVWLAIRPAESRDFVICRFDPFVGFFRLTGPGHMLIIGGILLLVGMFIARPYCRYLCPYGAILAVLSRFSWRGVTITPDRELDCGLCVGSCPFGAIEKMRAVRASCLSCGRCYRACPVGNPRSADESSVEVGAKLALPVAMTGEGDAAT; this is encoded by the coding sequence GTGACAGGCCTCACGTTCTGCGGCCTGATGGTGGTCGTGCTCACGGTCACATCGATGCTCCACGCGGCGCCCCTGGAATACCATCGCCCGGTGAACGCCGCTCCCAAGCCTGAGGACATTGGGGATGCCTACGTCATCCCCGTCGTCCAGCGGTCGGTGTCCAGGCCAGCGTGGTGGGGGGCGGTCGATGTGGCGATGCTGAGCGTGGCCCTGGCCGCGTCCGCTTGGCTGGCCCTGCGTCGTCGAAGCCGTCGCGGACTGGTGGTTCTGGCCATCGGATCGCTGGCATACTTTGGTTTCTATCGCGACGGGTGTGTGTGCCCGATCGGGGCGATCCAGAATGTGGCTGTCGCGCTGGTGGATCACAGCTACGCGGTTCCCCTGGTGGTGGTGATCTTCTTCTTTCTGCCACTGGTCGCGGCGCTGCTGTTCGGACGCGTGTTTTGCGGCGGGGTCTGTCCGCTGGGAGCGATCGCGGATCTGGTCGTGATCCGGCCGGTGGAGGTCCCCCGGCGGTTGGACAGGGTCCTGGGGGCCATCAAGTACCTGTATCTGCTTGTGGCCGTGTGGCTGGCAATTCGCCCGGCCGAGAGTCGGGATTTCGTCATCTGTCGGTTCGATCCGTTCGTCGGCTTCTTCCGTCTTACCGGCCCGGGGCACATGCTGATCATCGGTGGCATTCTGTTGCTGGTGGGCATGTTCATTGCCCGGCCGTACTGCCGATACCTGTGCCCCTATGGGGCGATCCTGGCAGTTCTCTCACGGTTCTCGTGGCGGGGTGTGACCATCACGCCAGACAGGGAACTGGACTGCGGTCTGTGCGTTGGCTCCTGCCCGTTCGGCGCGATCGAGAAGATGCGGGCTGTCCGAGCGTCCTGCCTGTCCTGCGGGCGATGCTACCGGGCCTGCCCGGTGGGCAATCCGCGGTCCGCTGACGAATCGAGCGTCGAGGTTGGTGCGAAGCTCGCGCTGCCTGTGGCCATGACCGGAGAGGGGGACGCCGCGACATGA